Proteins encoded within one genomic window of Rubripirellula tenax:
- a CDS encoding OmpA family protein has translation MFCLQFFRPALPTTASLLVAICMISLAGCSQNPYWAAPGGAAWNMPQNAAISQNDARLAELNRRVQLLDDNNRQLHTQLAQSDQQIQVYKDESDLLRNQLAAVTTQMESTAIAARDAQSQVRGMQASTQIRGGAVIQPNTNLTQMASRLNLGGIPVQQDGEVIRVAVPSDQLFAPGTAQLTPQAASTLDPIATQLARAFPRNRIGIEGYTDNAPIYGGGYASTHQLTAAQASAVLDVLSRRNGMPPNQLFTVAQGSNNPRQSNETPAGRAANRRVELVIYPDNY, from the coding sequence ATGTTTTGCCTACAATTCTTCCGCCCAGCTCTGCCGACGACCGCCAGTCTTCTGGTGGCTATTTGCATGATTTCGTTGGCCGGCTGTAGCCAGAATCCCTATTGGGCTGCTCCTGGGGGAGCCGCTTGGAACATGCCTCAGAACGCGGCGATCTCGCAAAACGATGCTCGACTTGCAGAGTTGAATCGGCGCGTCCAACTGCTGGATGACAACAACCGCCAATTGCATACCCAGTTGGCTCAAAGCGATCAACAAATCCAGGTCTATAAAGACGAATCCGACCTGCTGAGAAACCAACTGGCGGCCGTCACAACACAAATGGAATCGACCGCGATCGCCGCTCGCGACGCTCAAAGCCAAGTTCGCGGCATGCAGGCATCGACCCAAATTCGCGGCGGTGCGGTGATTCAGCCGAACACGAATTTGACGCAAATGGCCAGCCGGTTGAACTTGGGCGGCATTCCCGTCCAACAAGACGGCGAAGTGATCCGCGTAGCTGTCCCGTCGGATCAGCTTTTCGCACCGGGAACGGCACAGCTGACGCCGCAAGCCGCGTCAACGCTCGATCCCATCGCAACTCAATTGGCCCGGGCATTCCCACGCAACCGTATTGGAATCGAAGGCTACACCGACAACGCGCCCATCTACGGTGGCGGCTATGCGAGCACCCATCAATTGACGGCAGCTCAGGCGTCGGCGGTACTGGATGTGCTGAGCCGCCGAAACGGGATGCCACCGAACCAACTGTTCACCGTGGCCCAGGGTTCCAACAATCCGCGTCAGTCCAACGAAACGCCTGCCGGACGGGCCGCCAATCGACGCGTCGAGCTGGTCATCTATCCGGACAATTACTAG
- the uvrA gene encoding excinuclease ABC subunit UvrA codes for MSAAIEIRGARVHNLQSVDIDVPRDAVTVITGVSGSGKSSLAFDTLYAEGQRQYIDSLSAYARQFLDQIARPDVDSIDGLAPTLAIDQKAGQSGGRSTVATVTEIYDYLRLLYARIGTPHCANCGSAIAQQSADDIRASLIGLPEKTKLTLMAPMIRGRRGEHREVFETIQKSGLIRARVDGQTYLLEEVPVLAPRKNHTIEAVIDRLVIRDGIDSRLHDSVDLALRLGEGLMSAIVQKPDEAEGETIYSTSMACVECGSSFEELEPRTFSFNSPYGACPTCDGLGKVGDGDDADMCSDCEGSRLRREARRVTIGAVSIDALTAMPLSDAKAWMETVTSHTSALATKVAEPIVREVRRRLEFLMRVGVSYLTLDRAADSLSGGELQRVRLATSIGSGLVGVCYVLDEPSIGLHPADHDRLIDCIRQLQVQGNTVVIVEHDEATMRHADFLVDVGPGAGKHGGHIVSRGTPDEVAADPNSLTGQYLRGDRRLPIPATRRESKQWLTITDVTTHNLKNVTAEIPLGTLVGISGVSGSGKSSLINDTLYPALAKKLGLVSAKPGPFKSLRGATAIDKLIPIDQAPIGRSPRSCPATYAGVLDEVRKVFAKTREAKTRGFSTSRFSFNSKEGQCELCKGHGVERIAMNFLSDLFVTCTRCGGKRFNRQTLQVRFKGANVADILEMSIDAASEFFENVPKIHRQLVSLQDVGLGYVHLGQASTTLSGGEAQRIKLGTELARVSTGKTLYLLDEPTTGLHFADVERLVGVLQRLVDGGNTVLVIEHHMDLLAACDWIIDLGPEGGVGGGEILAAGSPETIAKTKKNATGKYLAMTLASGQAK; via the coding sequence TTGTCCGCAGCCATCGAAATTCGCGGCGCACGCGTCCACAATCTGCAAAGCGTCGACATCGACGTTCCGCGAGATGCGGTCACGGTGATCACCGGCGTCTCGGGCAGCGGCAAGAGTTCGCTGGCGTTCGATACGTTGTACGCCGAAGGCCAACGGCAATATATCGACAGCCTGTCGGCCTACGCGCGGCAGTTTTTAGACCAGATCGCCCGTCCCGACGTGGACTCGATCGACGGGTTGGCGCCGACGCTGGCCATCGACCAAAAGGCGGGCCAGTCCGGCGGCCGCAGCACCGTCGCAACGGTCACCGAAATTTACGACTATCTACGCCTGCTGTACGCGCGCATCGGTACGCCCCATTGTGCGAATTGTGGCAGCGCCATTGCCCAGCAATCGGCCGACGACATCCGCGCATCGCTGATCGGATTGCCCGAGAAAACGAAGTTGACCTTGATGGCGCCGATGATTCGCGGGCGCCGCGGCGAACATCGCGAAGTCTTCGAAACGATTCAAAAGTCGGGACTGATCCGCGCTCGTGTCGATGGCCAGACCTACTTGTTGGAAGAAGTGCCGGTGCTTGCGCCTCGCAAGAATCACACCATCGAAGCCGTCATCGACCGATTGGTGATCCGCGACGGTATCGATTCGCGGTTGCACGATTCCGTCGACTTGGCACTCCGCTTGGGTGAAGGCTTGATGTCCGCCATCGTTCAAAAACCGGACGAAGCCGAAGGCGAAACGATCTACAGCACGTCGATGGCGTGCGTCGAATGTGGATCCAGTTTCGAAGAACTCGAGCCGCGAACGTTCAGCTTCAACAGCCCCTACGGTGCCTGTCCCACGTGTGACGGTTTGGGAAAAGTCGGCGATGGCGACGATGCAGACATGTGCTCGGATTGCGAAGGTTCGCGTCTGCGTCGCGAAGCGCGGCGAGTCACGATCGGCGCCGTCTCGATTGATGCGCTCACCGCGATGCCGCTGTCCGATGCAAAAGCTTGGATGGAGACCGTCACGTCCCATACGTCGGCGCTGGCCACCAAGGTCGCCGAACCGATCGTGCGAGAAGTCAGGCGGCGGTTAGAGTTTCTGATGCGTGTCGGGGTCAGCTATTTGACGCTCGACCGGGCCGCCGATTCGCTTAGCGGTGGCGAACTGCAACGCGTGCGTTTGGCCACCAGCATCGGCAGCGGACTGGTGGGCGTTTGCTATGTCCTGGACGAACCATCGATCGGGTTGCATCCGGCCGACCACGATCGGTTGATCGACTGTATCCGCCAACTGCAAGTCCAGGGCAACACCGTTGTGATCGTAGAACACGACGAAGCGACGATGCGCCACGCCGACTTTTTGGTCGACGTCGGTCCGGGGGCCGGCAAGCATGGCGGCCACATCGTCAGCCGCGGAACGCCCGACGAAGTCGCCGCCGACCCGAACAGTTTGACCGGCCAGTACTTGCGAGGCGATCGCCGCCTTCCGATCCCCGCCACGCGGCGTGAATCGAAACAATGGCTGACGATTACCGATGTGACGACGCACAATTTGAAAAACGTCACCGCCGAAATTCCATTGGGCACTTTGGTTGGAATCAGCGGTGTGTCGGGCAGCGGCAAGAGTTCGTTGATCAACGATACGCTGTATCCCGCCTTGGCGAAAAAGTTGGGTTTGGTGTCGGCAAAGCCGGGGCCGTTCAAGAGTCTGCGCGGCGCTACGGCGATCGACAAACTGATCCCAATCGACCAAGCACCGATCGGTCGCAGTCCGCGCAGCTGCCCGGCAACGTATGCGGGGGTGTTGGATGAAGTTCGCAAAGTGTTCGCGAAGACGCGCGAGGCGAAAACGCGAGGGTTCTCGACCAGCCGATTCAGTTTCAATTCCAAAGAAGGTCAATGCGAATTGTGCAAAGGCCACGGCGTCGAACGCATCGCGATGAATTTTCTGAGCGACCTGTTCGTGACTTGCACGCGTTGCGGCGGCAAGCGGTTCAACCGACAAACGTTGCAAGTGCGATTCAAAGGGGCCAACGTCGCCGATATCTTAGAAATGTCGATCGACGCGGCGTCCGAATTTTTTGAAAACGTGCCCAAAATTCATCGCCAGCTCGTTTCGCTGCAAGACGTCGGGCTGGGTTACGTGCATCTGGGGCAAGCCAGCACGACGCTCAGTGGTGGCGAAGCCCAGCGGATCAAGTTGGGAACCGAACTGGCAAGAGTTTCGACGGGAAAGACGCTCTACCTGCTAGACGAACCGACGACGGGTCTGCACTTTGCCGACGTCGAACGGTTGGTAGGCGTGCTGCAGCGACTGGTCGACGGTGGCAATACGGTGCTTGTGATCGAGCATCATATGGACCTGTTGGCGGCCTGCGACTGGATCATCGACTTGGGACCCGAAGGCGGCGTCGGTGGAGGCGAAATCTTGGCCGCCGGGTCTCCCGAAACGATCGCGAAAACAAAGAAGAACGCAACCGGAAAGTACCTCGCGATGACCTTGGCGTCGGGACAGGCGAAATGA
- a CDS encoding NAD(P)/FAD-dependent oxidoreductase, with amino-acid sequence MNRIDVAVIGSGFAGSIMARVLASRGLTVAMIDPHLHPRFAVGESSTPIADSILRRLGTTYGLDDLVSLSTWGGWIWDHPDLTCGRKRGFSYFAHEKGMPFSEASLGEQSLLAAASPSDDVADTHWYRADVDLHLCQQATSEGVALAAGFSVVGIERDGNGWKLELQSSDETGERLSMRVDWVIDASGRAAVLAKAFAARDMADRMRTRTHSTFAHLHGVSRWADALDSLGIDGKDPFDCDDAAQHHLLGNGWLWMLRFGNGVTSVGYTAPLESSLDWTGHPSIDAMMKAAWLVHPGIGWHQTERLQRWYDPLCAERAIMLPTAALTMDPMHSTGIAHALAGIERAACVILDGHSADDYAANFHRETMLLDRMISTAYHVMDDFPRFAAACMVYFAGAIACEERLQAGETPAAMWSADDSAFVSAVEVACAAIENREIADFESRVREAIAPWNTAGLMDASVNNRYAYTATK; translated from the coding sequence ATGAACCGTATCGACGTTGCTGTCATCGGATCGGGATTCGCCGGGTCCATCATGGCCCGCGTTCTGGCTTCGCGAGGCTTGACGGTCGCGATGATCGATCCCCATCTTCATCCACGGTTCGCGGTGGGCGAGTCGTCGACACCCATCGCCGATTCGATTCTGCGGCGATTGGGAACGACCTACGGGCTTGACGATTTGGTGTCGCTGTCGACGTGGGGCGGCTGGATATGGGACCATCCGGATCTGACCTGCGGTCGCAAGCGTGGGTTCAGCTACTTTGCCCACGAAAAAGGGATGCCTTTTTCGGAAGCGTCGCTCGGCGAGCAGAGTTTGTTGGCCGCGGCCAGTCCGTCGGACGATGTCGCCGACACACATTGGTACCGCGCGGACGTTGATTTGCATCTTTGCCAGCAGGCAACCAGCGAGGGTGTTGCGTTGGCGGCCGGATTCTCGGTGGTTGGGATCGAGCGTGATGGCAACGGATGGAAACTCGAGCTGCAATCGTCCGACGAAACGGGCGAACGGTTGAGCATGCGGGTGGACTGGGTCATCGATGCCTCGGGCCGCGCCGCGGTGCTCGCAAAGGCCTTCGCCGCCCGAGACATGGCCGACCGAATGCGGACGCGGACGCACAGCACGTTCGCGCACTTGCACGGCGTTTCCCGTTGGGCCGATGCGCTGGACAGCCTCGGCATCGACGGCAAAGATCCCTTCGATTGCGACGATGCGGCTCAGCATCATCTGCTGGGCAACGGGTGGTTGTGGATGCTGCGTTTCGGCAACGGCGTCACCAGCGTGGGATACACCGCGCCGCTTGAATCGTCGCTCGATTGGACGGGCCATCCGTCCATTGATGCGATGATGAAGGCAGCGTGGTTGGTGCATCCAGGGATCGGCTGGCACCAGACCGAGCGACTGCAACGCTGGTACGATCCCCTGTGCGCCGAGCGCGCGATCATGTTACCGACGGCCGCGTTGACGATGGATCCAATGCACAGCACTGGCATAGCGCATGCGTTGGCGGGCATCGAACGAGCCGCATGTGTGATTTTAGATGGGCACTCGGCGGACGATTACGCGGCCAATTTTCACCGCGAGACCATGCTGTTGGACCGAATGATCAGCACGGCCTACCACGTCATGGACGACTTTCCCCGTTTTGCAGCCGCCTGCATGGTGTACTTCGCCGGCGCGATCGCGTGCGAGGAACGGCTGCAAGCCGGTGAAACGCCAGCAGCAATGTGGAGTGCCGACGACTCCGCGTTCGTCAGCGCCGTTGAGGTGGCATGCGCAGCGATCGAAAACCGCGAGATCGCTGATTTCGAATCGCGAGTACGAGAAGCGATCGCCCCGTGGAACACCGCCGGGCTAATGGATGCATCGGTAAACAATCGATATGCCTACACCGCAACAAAGTAG